One Novipirellula galeiformis DNA window includes the following coding sequences:
- a CDS encoding DUF3631 domain-containing protein: MSNDRTPLEDDTDSVAHPAPSTSPTLLDVDEMDASRLVRPELILTSDVSAIAIPRLVERDGLPEGEWLHMVRRGSDRYCEKLTSPLATPSGDVWLSPLPADPIPADVRDWCRWSIGSRRAWLAGATSTTTAETLRLVADWIDRYLVLPDDGVGHGLTLSTWVMMTYVYPALPAVPFLYLAGPPNSGKTRAMDVLSRLVFRPMATSNATAPTLFRTRHAFGGVLLFDEAERLRDTKSPDVGELLSVLLSGYRRGGRASRLEKVGDVFRPVWFDVYGPVVIGCIKGLPPALSSRCLTVRMTRAGKTDPQVSRDIDDRHDAAAVRDALHCWALDHGFNALNQTTPPTGLANRDAELWGPLLRIAADTGDADLVRFMGNHAQAMTVAAADDVTPEADPVFVAALHRLLTETQLPTAGEVLRRAKEIDDEIIDDKWSAKGVAGVLKRYGFRTFKSNGRRVYRLAAEDVATIAERYGFDIDGGDA; this comes from the coding sequence ATGAGTAACGATCGAACACCCCTTGAAGATGACACCGATTCGGTCGCACACCCGGCGCCATCGACATCGCCGACGTTGCTGGACGTCGACGAAATGGACGCAAGCCGTCTGGTTCGGCCTGAATTGATCCTGACGTCTGACGTGTCCGCAATTGCGATTCCCCGTCTGGTGGAACGTGATGGACTACCTGAGGGCGAGTGGCTACACATGGTCCGCCGTGGTTCGGATCGGTATTGTGAGAAACTGACGTCACCGTTAGCGACTCCCAGTGGTGACGTCTGGCTGTCGCCCCTGCCCGCTGATCCGATACCGGCGGACGTTCGCGACTGGTGCCGATGGTCGATCGGTTCGCGCCGTGCGTGGCTTGCGGGTGCGACATCCACGACGACCGCAGAAACTTTGCGGCTGGTTGCCGATTGGATCGACCGCTACCTCGTGCTGCCAGATGACGGTGTCGGTCATGGTTTGACGCTATCGACTTGGGTGATGATGACCTACGTTTATCCGGCACTCCCTGCCGTGCCATTTCTGTATTTGGCTGGCCCGCCTAATTCGGGCAAAACGCGAGCGATGGATGTTCTATCACGTTTGGTCTTTCGCCCGATGGCGACGTCGAACGCGACCGCTCCAACGCTGTTTCGCACTCGACATGCCTTTGGTGGTGTTCTGCTATTCGATGAAGCTGAGCGATTGCGTGATACGAAATCACCCGACGTGGGAGAATTGCTTTCTGTGCTGTTGAGTGGTTATCGGCGTGGTGGGCGAGCAAGCCGCCTTGAAAAGGTTGGTGATGTTTTTCGGCCCGTCTGGTTCGATGTATATGGCCCGGTCGTTATCGGGTGCATCAAAGGTTTGCCGCCTGCGTTGTCGTCGCGTTGCCTCACGGTTCGCATGACGCGAGCGGGGAAGACTGATCCCCAGGTTAGCCGTGACATCGATGACCGGCATGATGCTGCCGCTGTGCGGGATGCGTTGCACTGCTGGGCACTGGATCATGGTTTCAATGCCCTGAACCAAACTACGCCGCCGACCGGGCTTGCGAATCGTGACGCTGAGTTGTGGGGCCCCTTATTGCGGATCGCTGCCGATACTGGCGACGCTGATCTGGTTCGCTTCATGGGCAACCATGCCCAGGCGATGACCGTTGCCGCCGCTGATGACGTGACGCCCGAGGCGGATCCCGTTTTCGTTGCCGCGTTGCATCGACTCTTGACCGAAACACAGCTACCGACTGCGGGTGAGGTATTGCGCCGCGCAAAAGAAATCGACGACGAAATCATCGACGACAAATGGTCTGCAAAGGGTGTGGCCGGAGTCTTGAAGCGATACGGTTTCAGAACCTTTAAGAGCAACGGTCGTCGCGTTTACCGATTGGCTGCGGAGGATGTTGCAACGATTGCCGAGCGTTACGGTTTCGATATCGACGGGGGTGATGCGTGA
- a CDS encoding tyrosine-type recombinase/integrase gives MARVFKRSTVKGAPFYATWTETLPNGRTRKRTVSTRTPDKRTAEQILTKLKSDAAVRFHGLVDPMADRIATEANKPIETHLTDFKNKLVAAGRSRDHIDRTLMHIREYAAFSNGHCPADFTADQANKWAAKLADDDMAARTIQARLTSLKSFSSWLVKHDKLDRDPFASVSKPNPNADRRRERRMLLPTEWRWLMAGTAAGDDFRGCPPIDRQLIYRLAVQTGLRSSELRSLGRGHFHLDGKRPFVKVASKSTKNKQTAHQYVDPVLAADLAAHLSTKTPMAAAFALPTEYFMANMLRADLSNARVLWLRDADDPDERANREESLFLTPQNEAGETLDFHALRHSCGAWLAMRGVEAKVIQSVMRHCSITLTMDTYGHLIAGAEAAAVTANADLTAVPAIIAATEVIADENKGEFSATGTEDCFPFVSQRDGKRRNDDERRRNGRSRKATADNSMASQKKRQNDEPRTLMNVSEKCPGRDSNPHSHNGRGILSP, from the coding sequence ATGGCACGAGTTTTTAAGCGGTCGACAGTCAAGGGTGCGCCCTTCTATGCGACATGGACCGAAACGCTTCCCAACGGTCGGACTCGCAAGCGGACGGTATCCACGCGGACACCCGACAAGCGAACGGCTGAGCAAATACTGACGAAGCTGAAATCGGATGCAGCTGTGCGGTTTCATGGGCTGGTTGATCCGATGGCGGATCGGATCGCGACCGAGGCCAACAAGCCAATTGAGACACATCTAACCGACTTCAAAAACAAGTTGGTTGCGGCAGGTCGATCAAGGGATCACATCGACCGGACACTGATGCACATCCGCGAGTATGCGGCATTCTCGAACGGTCATTGCCCTGCCGACTTCACCGCCGACCAAGCGAATAAGTGGGCCGCAAAGTTGGCCGATGACGATATGGCTGCAAGGACAATTCAAGCCCGCCTGACTTCGTTGAAATCTTTTTCGTCGTGGCTGGTGAAGCACGACAAGTTGGATCGCGATCCGTTCGCGTCCGTTTCCAAGCCGAACCCGAACGCCGATCGACGACGTGAACGTCGGATGTTGCTTCCCACTGAATGGCGGTGGTTAATGGCCGGGACCGCTGCGGGGGATGACTTCCGGGGATGCCCGCCGATCGACCGGCAATTGATTTACCGCCTTGCTGTTCAGACGGGTTTACGTTCAAGCGAGTTACGTAGTCTTGGGCGCGGTCACTTCCACCTTGATGGGAAACGCCCATTCGTCAAAGTGGCATCGAAATCGACCAAGAACAAACAAACCGCTCACCAATACGTTGACCCGGTTTTGGCTGCCGATCTGGCTGCGCACCTTTCGACCAAGACACCTATGGCCGCTGCATTTGCTCTGCCGACCGAATACTTCATGGCGAACATGCTGCGGGCTGATCTGAGCAACGCCAGGGTACTTTGGTTGCGAGACGCAGACGATCCCGATGAACGTGCCAATCGCGAGGAATCGCTATTCCTGACACCCCAAAACGAAGCCGGAGAAACTCTCGACTTCCACGCACTTCGGCACTCATGTGGGGCGTGGTTGGCGATGCGGGGCGTTGAGGCGAAAGTGATTCAATCGGTCATGCGTCATTGCTCGATCACACTGACAATGGACACCTATGGGCATTTAATCGCTGGTGCCGAGGCTGCCGCCGTTACCGCGAACGCGGACCTAACCGCCGTGCCCGCGATCATTGCCGCAACCGAGGTAATTGCGGACGAGAACAAGGGTGAATTCTCTGCTACTGGTACCGAGGATTGTTTCCCATTTGTATCCCAACGGGACGGCAAGCGTCGCAATGACGATGAACGACGGCGAAACGGAAGAAGCCGAAAAGCCACTGCCGACAATTCGATGGCATCGCAGAAAAAACGGCAAAACGATGAGCCGCGAACGCTGATGAATGTTAGTGAAAAGTGCCCAGGGCGGGACTCGAACCCGCACAGCCATAACGGCCGAGGGATTTTAAGTCCGTAG
- the wecB gene encoding non-hydrolyzing UDP-N-acetylglucosamine 2-epimerase produces the protein MKPLIVIGTRPESIKLAPLILELQSRGIEPVVCCTGQHHEMVTEVLSGFGILPTYMLCCESLAESIAAIDNVINRTDPVCAIVQGDTNSAAAGALAAFGRRVSVAHVEAGLRTYDLESPRPEEFNRRAITLAADWHFAPTADAQHSLRKEGVSMEKIRVVGNTGIDALLSSVPDVEPNGSVLVTSHRRENHGEGLLRICRAITALAVRHPENVFHWPIHPNPSVRDIVRDNVRGRNVHLTDPLSYRETVHLLSRCSAILTDSGGLCEEAVTLGIPTVILRETTERPEAVEQGLATLAGTKCESITRAGAAAIASPRQPRSTIYGDGKASRRIVDCLLSDNLRIGDAIPVDRPYPKQSPKQSLA, from the coding sequence ATGAAGCCCCTCATCGTCATCGGCACACGACCCGAGTCCATAAAACTCGCCCCGTTGATTCTGGAACTGCAATCACGTGGGATCGAGCCTGTCGTGTGCTGCACCGGGCAGCATCACGAGATGGTCACGGAGGTGCTCAGCGGCTTCGGGATCCTCCCGACCTACATGCTCTGTTGCGAAAGCCTGGCCGAATCAATCGCTGCGATCGACAACGTAATCAACCGCACAGATCCCGTCTGCGCAATCGTCCAAGGCGACACTAACAGCGCCGCAGCCGGAGCCCTCGCCGCGTTCGGTCGTCGTGTCTCCGTCGCACATGTCGAGGCAGGGTTGCGGACCTACGATCTCGAATCACCGCGACCCGAGGAATTCAATCGCCGAGCCATCACCCTGGCTGCCGATTGGCACTTCGCTCCCACGGCGGATGCCCAACACAGCTTGCGAAAAGAGGGCGTGTCAATGGAGAAAATCCGAGTTGTCGGAAACACCGGCATCGACGCGTTGCTTTCGTCCGTGCCCGATGTTGAACCGAACGGCAGCGTGCTGGTGACCTCTCACCGCCGCGAAAACCACGGTGAGGGACTGCTGAGGATCTGCAGGGCGATCACCGCGCTGGCCGTGAGACATCCAGAGAATGTGTTTCACTGGCCCATCCACCCCAACCCCTCCGTCCGTGATATCGTCCGCGACAACGTGCGAGGCCGAAACGTCCACCTGACCGATCCGCTCTCGTACCGTGAAACGGTGCATCTTCTCTCGCGATGTTCCGCCATCCTCACCGACTCCGGCGGACTGTGCGAAGAAGCGGTCACGCTCGGTATTCCCACCGTCATCCTGCGAGAAACCACCGAACGCCCCGAAGCGGTCGAGCAAGGACTCGCCACCCTGGCTGGCACAAAGTGCGAATCCATCACTCGGGCTGGTGCCGCCGCGATTGCATCCCCACGGCAGCCGCGATCAACGATCTACGGTGACGGCAAGGCGTCTCGGCGGATCGTCGATTGTTTACTGTCTGACAATCTGCGAATCGGCGATGCCATTCCCGTCGATCGACCCTATCCGAAACAATCTCCGAAACAATCACTGGCGTAA